In Paralichthys olivaceus isolate ysfri-2021 chromosome 13, ASM2471397v2, whole genome shotgun sequence, the following are encoded in one genomic region:
- the pnisr gene encoding arginine/serine-rich protein PNISR yields MWDQGGQPWPQWPLSQQQWMQSFQHQQDPGQVDWAALAQAWIAQKESTVAEQPSVQPNGQDIPGLEPVGQSNHGAFQGDPAFGRMWQPEWGMHGQPPPPPPPPPPPPPDQAWIPPGSGPMDVVNPSEDSNSQDSVEFNSEAHHGVYPQNSHGYGAQPDSYAMAPMAMNQFDYQHGAASSFAPTPTGFHSPYWQGPPQNRRDARPPGFRERPRSPIQLPVKQEAAAPLDAVKRRTLPAWIREGLEKMDREKQKKLERERMEKERAEMAKDNSNEHEADKEGDGPRVPRKSKFDSDDEGNEDNNEEEKPVIKREFSVRSPSPPAEDSEPEMTEEEKEFQLMIITKTLLTEILLEVTNEEILHIAKDTHRKATRAPAKQLAQSSALASLTGLSGLGDYGSDESEDEEEHSMRGSESSDTDEEELRHRIREKQDAFRRKEREMQQLLEKQAQEALLAREEMVKERLSREKGEHDEGQAEIPHKQEVKEREAEPMVERRRSRSEKEGSESKHSGRGKERSGRGGSGSPANGHSSSSLSTSSHSSSRSSSSSSSSSASSRSSSRSSSPQRKRRRSRSSSRKARKRSHSSHRRRSERSEKVRDRRRSSTDRSGRHKTDRSDSRERRSRRSRSRSRERDRGRARARDSRSRSREREKEKEQEKERKRSRECRDSSHSRSSKHKQKASSKDRERRRDRSRSHEKDKKKKDKDKDREKDSDKRKEKPKGNEKEKEKGSPGVTEENGKSKKRRESNSFTDSQSDKHSRQDSKGSKKGSAKVSKRRSDSDSSRSPTPEVSKEKKSKKSKRSRSRSTEKSHKSGKKASRKHKSKSRSRSASLSRHSRR; encoded by the exons ATGTGGGACCAGGGAGGACAGCCCTGGCCGCAGTGGCCTCTGAGCCAGCAGCAGTGGATGCAGTCCTTCCAGCACCAGCAAGATCCAG GTCAAGTGGACTGGGCCGCTCTGGCACAGGCATGGATAGCCCAGAAGGAGTCCACAGTAGCAGAGCAGCCGAGCGTTCAGCCCAATGGGCAGGACATCCCAGGCCTTGAACCCGTCGGACAAAGTAACCACGGTGCCTTCCAGGGTGACCCAGCTTTTGGCAGAATGTGGCAGCCAG AATGGGGAATGCACGGACagccaccccctcctcctcctcctcctcctcctccaccccctgATCAGGCCTGGATCCCTCCAGGGTCAGGACCAATGGATGTGGTGAACCCCAGTGAGGACAGCAACAGCCAGGACAGCGTGGAATTCAACTCTGAAGCCCACCACGGGGTTTACCCCCAGAACAGCCATGGGTATGGGGCACAGCCCGACAGCTACGCCATGGCCCCCATGGCCATGAACCAGTTTGATTATCAG CATGGAGCTGCCTCGTCCTTCGCCCCCACACCTACGGGCTTCCACTCTCCATACTGGCAGGGTCCTCCTCAGAACAGACGAGATGCCCGACCCCCCGGGTTCAGAGAACGGCCCAGATCCCCCATCCAGCTCCCTGTCAAGCAGGAGGCCGCAGCACCATTAG ATGCTGTGAAAAGACGAACACTACCTGCGTGGATCCGTGAAGGCCTTGaaaagatggacagagagaagcagaagaagctgGAGCGCGAACGAATGGAGAAGGAGCGCGCAGAGATGGCAAAGGATAATAGCAACGAACACGAAGCAGACAAGGAGGGTGACGGGCCACGTGTGCCTCGCAAGAGCAAATTT GACAGTGACGATGAGGGGAATGAAGACAACAACGAGGAAGAGAAGCCCGTCATAAAGAGGGAGTTTTCTGTCCGGAGCCCATCACCTCCTGCAGAGGACAGTGAACCTGAAATgactgaggaggaaaaggaatTTCAGCTA ATGATCATCACAAAAACACTTCTGACAGAGATCCTTCTTGAGGTCACCAACGAAGAGATCCTGCACATTGCCAAAGATACTCACCGGAAAGCCACTCGAg CTCCTGCAAAACAGCTGGCACAGTCAAGTGCACTGGCTTCTCTGACTGGTCTCA GCGGGCTCGGTGACTATGGTTCAGATGagagtgaggatgaggaggagcacAGCATGCGAGGATCCGAGTCCTCTGACACAGACGAGGAGGAGTTGCGCCACCGCATCCGGGAGAAGCAGGACGCCTTCCGCCGCAAAGAACGGGAAATGCAGCAGCTGCTAGAAAAACAAGCACAAGAGGCTCTGCTTGCACGCG aGGAGATGGTGAAGGAGAgattgagcagagaaaaaggggAACATGATGAGGGCCAGGCAGAGATTCCACACAAGCAGGAAGTAAAAGAGAGGGAGGCGGAGCCCATGGTAGAGAGACGTAGGTCCCGTAGTGAAAAGGAGGGTAGTGAAAGCAAGCACTCGGGTAGAGGGAAGGAGCGATCGGGACGAGGTGGTAGCGGTTCCCCTGCAAatggtcacagcagcagctcattgtCCACctccagccacagcagcagtcgttcttcatcatcctcctcttcttcttcagcatcTTCCCGCAGCTCCTCTCGATCATCCTCCCCacaaaggaagaggagacgCAGTCGCTCTTCGTCTCGCAAGGCTCGCAAACGCAGCCACAGTTCACACAGGCGTCGCAGCGAGCGTAGTGAGAAGGTCcgggacaggaggaggagcagcacagACAGGTCAGGCCGCCACAAGACAGACCGCAGTGATTCCAGGGAGCGCAGGAGTCGCAGGAGCAGGTCCAGatctagagagagagacaggggcaGAGCCAGGGCCAGAGACAGCCGCAGtcgcagcagagagagagaaaaggagaaagagcaagaaaaagagaggaagaggagcagagagtgCAGGGACAGCAGTCATAGTCgcagcagcaaacacaagcAGAAGGCCTCCAGCAAAGACCGCGAGAGGCGGAGAGACAGGAGTCGCAGCCATGagaaagataagaaaaagaAGGATAAAGACAAGGATAGGGAGAAAGATTCTgataaaaggaaagaaaaaccaaagggcaatgagaaggaaaaggaaaaaggaagcCCTGGAGTCACAGAGGAGAATGGCAAATCAAAGAAACGGAGAGAGAGCAACTCATTTACGGACTCTCAGAGTGACAAGCACTCCCGGCAGGATAGCAAAGGCAGCAAGAAGGGCTCCGCCAAAGTTAGCAAGAGACGCTCAGACTCTGACTCGAGTAGATCCCCTACCCCCGAGGTTAGCAAGGAAAAGAAATCTAAGAAATCCAAACGTAGTCGCTCACGGTCGACGGAAAAATCTCACAAGTCTGGTAAGAAGGCAAGCCGCAAACACAAGTCTAAGTCGCGATCAAG GTCAGCGTCCCTCTCCCGTCATAGCAGACGCTGA